The following are from one region of the Amia ocellicauda isolate fAmiCal2 chromosome 1, fAmiCal2.hap1, whole genome shotgun sequence genome:
- the lyrm2 gene encoding LYR motif-containing protein 2 codes for MAASMIPPTALSLKQFLQRQKVLGLYRSMLRTIARVPNDADRQYLRRWAREEFKRNKDATDQDVIRMMVTQANMHLQDLQKTLALANS; via the exons ATGGCAGCTTCAATGATACCTCCAACAGCACTGAGTCTGAAACAG TTCTTGCAGCGGCAGAAGGTCCTCGGTCTGTACAGGAGCATGTTGAGGACCATCGCCCGGGTGCCCAACGATGCGGACCGGCAGTACCTGAGGCGCTGGGCCAGAGAGGAGTTCAAGAGGAATAAAGATGCCACCGACCAG gaTGTGATTCGTATGATGGTTACACAGGCGAACATGCACCTTCAGGATCTTCAGAAAACCCTGGCCCTGGCAAACAGCTAG